The genome window ATGCTGATGATGTAAAGTGCAGTCATGGATCAACAGTAGGGCAATTGGATACAGAAGCGTTGTTTTATATGCGGTCGCGTGGAATTTCGGAAGAAACGGCCCGTATGGCACTGATGAATGCTTTTGCCGCCGCCATCATTGATAAAATCAATATTGAGCCTTTAAGAGGCAGGATCAATGAATTGGTAAGCAAACGGCTGAGGGGTGAGCTTTCCATCTGCGACCAATGTATCCTGGATTGCAGGGAAGGAAGGAAGTACTCGTTTGATATTGATCTGGGGAAAACAAATAAATAAGACCAAAGACCCAAATTCCAAATTCAAAGCCCCAAGGTGTAAAAGAGATTTGGAATCATAAAAATCCTGAACTTTGAACCCCGACGAGTTCTCACCAGGCAATTAACCGATTAACTGATCAAAATGCCCTTAGTACAAGACATTGAAAAAATCCGCAGCGATTTCCCGATACTAAGCCAGCAAGTGTATGGCAAGCCGCTGGTTTATTTCGATAATGCCGCCACTACGCAAAAACCCACTGTTGTTATTGATGCAATATCGGAATATTACAGGGAGTACAATTCCAATGTTCACCGTGGCGTACATTTTCTGAGCAACAAAGCTTCAAAGGCGTTTGAAGATGTCAGGGTGCAGGTACAGCAATTTATCAATGCCAAACATGTTCACGAAATAATATTTACCCGCGGAACAACTGAAGCAATCAACCTTGTAGCCTCATCATACGGAAGAAGGTTTATTGGTAAAGATGATGAAATAATTATTTCGGAAATCGAGCATCACTCCAATATTGTTCCCTGGCAAATGCTTTGCGAACAGGTTGGCGCCAAACTCAGGATCATTCCGGCGCTTGATGATGGTACACTTGATTTTGAGGCTTACCTGAAACTTCTGAACCAAAGAACCAAATTTGTTTCCATTACGCATATCAGCAATACACTTGGGACAATTGTTCCGGTGAAAGATTTTATTGACGCTGCCCATAGATGGAACATCCCTGTAATGCTTGATGGAGCACAGGCATCAGCCCACACTGAAATTGATGTGGAGGTATTGGGCTGTGATTTTTATAGTTTCTCGGGTCACAAAACATTTGGCCCAATGGGCATTGGGATCTTATATGGCCGCGAAGAATTGCTGAACGCCATGCCCCCTTATCAGGGAGGTGGTGAAATGATTCAGGATGTTTCTTTCACAAAAACCACGTATAACAACCTGCCTTTCAAGTTTGAGGCCGGAACGCCCAATGTGGGCGATGTGATCGGGTTAGGCAAAGCCATAGCATACATCCAGCAACTGGGTTTGCCCTATATTGCTGAGCGTGAAAAGAATTTGCTCGATTACCTGACGAAGCGGCTCCTTGAAACCGGGAATATTACAATTATTGGAAACGCACCTGAAAAGACCAGTGTAGTTTCCTTCCTGATTGATAAGATCCATCCTTATGATGCCGGCACTATCATTGACCGCTTTGGCGTTGCTGTGCGAACCGGAAACCATTGCACACAGCCTGTTATGGATCGTTATAAATTGCCTGGTACAATCCGCGCTTCACTCGCGTTTTATAATACCGAAGAAGAAATTGACATACTAATTGCGGCCATTGAGAAAGTAAAGGAAATGTTTTATTAATTCCAGATTCAAAATTTGAAATTCAAGATTTCCTGACTGCATTCCTCAGCATATCAAGATCTTGAATCTTGAATCTTGATTTTGGAATCTTGAATTTGGAATATGAAAATAGAAGAAACTGAAAAGGAAATTATCTCTGAATTTGAGATGTTTGACGATTGGCTTGATCGTTACAACTACCTGATAGAGATGGGAAAGTCACTACATGTGATTGATGCCAAAAATAAATCCGAGACTAACCTGATACATGGCTGCCAGTCGCGGGTATGGTTGCATGCAGAATTTGTGGATGGGCACATTCATTTCACAGCCGACAGCGATGCTGTAATCACCCGTGGGATAATCAGCCTGCTGATCCGTGTACTCTCGGATCGCACCCCTGATGAAATTATACATGCAAAACTTGAATTTATTGATGCCATTGGGCTCACGCAGCATCTTTCTCCTTCCCGCTCAAATGGCCTAACATCCATGATCAAACAGATTAAATTATACGCCCTGGCGTTTAAAGCAAAAGAACAGGTTTAATATGGAAAACAAAGATCAGATACGCTACCTCGAAGACCGCGTGGCTGAAGAAATGCGGCAAATATTCGATCCTGAAATCCCGGTCAACATTTATGATCTGGGTTTGATTTATGGAATTGAGGTAACAGAAAACCTTGATGTAAAGTTAACTATGACGCTTACTTCGCCAAATTGCCCTGAGGCAGAAAGCATCCCAATCAGGGTAGAAGAAGCTATAAAATCAATTCGTGGAGTTAAATCAACGGAAGTCATTCTCACCTTCGAACCGCCCTGGGACAA of Bacteroidales bacterium contains these proteins:
- a CDS encoding cysteine desulfurase, with product MPLVQDIEKIRSDFPILSQQVYGKPLVYFDNAATTQKPTVVIDAISEYYREYNSNVHRGVHFLSNKASKAFEDVRVQVQQFINAKHVHEIIFTRGTTEAINLVASSYGRRFIGKDDEIIISEIEHHSNIVPWQMLCEQVGAKLRIIPALDDGTLDFEAYLKLLNQRTKFVSITHISNTLGTIVPVKDFIDAAHRWNIPVMLDGAQASAHTEIDVEVLGCDFYSFSGHKTFGPMGIGILYGREELLNAMPPYQGGGEMIQDVSFTKTTYNNLPFKFEAGTPNVGDVIGLGKAIAYIQQLGLPYIAEREKNLLDYLTKRLLETGNITIIGNAPEKTSVVSFLIDKIHPYDAGTIIDRFGVAVRTGNHCTQPVMDRYKLPGTIRASLAFYNTEEEIDILIAAIEKVKEMFY
- a CDS encoding DUF59 domain-containing protein; the protein is MENKDQIRYLEDRVAEEMRQIFDPEIPVNIYDLGLIYGIEVTENLDVKLTMTLTSPNCPEAESIPIRVEEAIKSIRGVKSTEVILTFEPPWDKDMMSDSAMLELGFL
- a CDS encoding SufE family protein, which encodes MKIEETEKEIISEFEMFDDWLDRYNYLIEMGKSLHVIDAKNKSETNLIHGCQSRVWLHAEFVDGHIHFTADSDAVITRGIISLLIRVLSDRTPDEIIHAKLEFIDAIGLTQHLSPSRSNGLTSMIKQIKLYALAFKAKEQV